The following coding sequences lie in one Allorhizobium ampelinum S4 genomic window:
- a CDS encoding LysR substrate-binding domain-containing protein — MISQRALEAFRAVMTTGTVSAAAEELNVSQPAVSRLVRDLEEYTQLRLFSRHGGRIVATREAHEFNAEIERSFLGLRVIEQAAREIRQGRRGTVSVAVMPALAQTILPDVMADVRVSHPDFRLELLAMPTQSIVRQVATRQCPLGLTSPTHHANEVDVVKSGSLPYRCVMPDGHPLAAYEIIRLQDLSGMEFINYTDATATGRMLDHRFAHMTTPPVVNARAPISPVIAALVRKGLGVAILDPFTAQDHVNRGGVSRPVQIDEEFHWSFIKPYGEKLSSDLMAVISIFEDLSKNYA; from the coding sequence ATGATCAGTCAGCGCGCTCTGGAAGCGTTCCGTGCCGTGATGACCACAGGCACCGTTTCGGCCGCAGCGGAGGAGCTCAACGTATCCCAGCCGGCCGTCAGCCGCCTAGTCAGGGACCTCGAAGAATACACGCAACTGCGCTTGTTTAGCCGACATGGCGGGCGCATCGTCGCGACGCGCGAAGCCCATGAGTTTAATGCTGAAATCGAACGCAGCTTCCTCGGTTTGCGCGTGATCGAGCAGGCCGCTCGAGAAATCCGACAAGGACGACGCGGAACGGTTTCGGTTGCGGTGATGCCGGCATTGGCGCAGACAATCCTGCCGGACGTGATGGCGGATGTTCGTGTATCTCACCCAGACTTTCGTCTTGAACTTCTTGCGATGCCGACCCAAAGCATCGTCCGTCAGGTCGCTACACGACAATGTCCTCTCGGGTTGACCTCACCAACCCATCACGCCAATGAAGTTGACGTGGTTAAATCGGGGTCACTTCCGTATAGATGTGTCATGCCTGACGGGCATCCTCTAGCGGCCTACGAGATAATAAGGCTCCAGGACCTTTCTGGCATGGAGTTCATCAATTATACCGATGCTACGGCAACTGGCCGGATGCTTGATCACCGTTTCGCGCACATGACGACGCCTCCAGTCGTAAATGCGCGAGCGCCTATTTCACCGGTTATTGCTGCACTGGTTAGAAAAGGTCTCGGGGTGGCGATCCTCGACCCATTCACAGCACAGGATCACGTCAATCGTGGCGGCGTATCCCGCCCTGTACAAATTGATGAAGAGTTCCACTGGTCCTTCATCAAGCCTTACGGCGAAAAATTAAGTAGCGACCTGATGGCAGTGATTTCGATCTTTGAAGATCTTTCCAAGAACTACGCCTAA